DNA from Arthrobacter sp. StoSoilB19:
CGCAGCTGTCGTGCCCAAGCACCACGATCAGCGGTACACCCAGCACGCCGACGCTGTACTCCAGGGAGCCCAGGACGGCGTCGTCGATCACCTGGCCGGCGGTGCGGACCACGAAAACGTCGCCGAGGCCGACGTCGAAAATGATCTCTGCGGCGAGCCGTGAATCGGAGCAGCCGAAGATCACCGCGAAGGGGTTCTGTGTCTCCACCAACGATGAGCGGTGGGAGGCATTCTGGTTCGGATGGGAGGACTGGCCTTGTACGAAACGTTCGTTGCCTTCGCGCAGGCGGCGCCAGGCCAGTGCAGGAGTCAGGTTAGTCGTCACGGCCCCACCTTACGGCGTAGGCGCACCCGACGGTGAAACTGTGACGGCGGGGCTGCCTTCAAGGGAGTTGACGACGGCGGCGGCGAGCGTTGCGAATTCGTCCAGTTGCGCGGCGCCGGAGAGGACGATGGTACTGCCCCTGTAGTTGAGCACCATCGACTTTTCACCCTTGCCGGTGTCGCGCAGTTCCCACTCCTTGCCGCCGGCGTTCCGTGAGCCGGTGACGGGGGCGTTTTTGGTCTGCTGGAGGAGCCAGGTGGGGTTTGCGCTCCTGGTCTGCACCAAACTGATGAAGGACGTCTTGGGGGTCACATAGCCAACCTCCCAGGTGGGCACGCCGCTGCCCGTGCCGGCTTCCCACCGGGCGTAGTTGGGGCGGAAGGCATTGCCGGTATCAGGGGCAATGGGTGTGAATCCCGCCACATCCGCCGCGTTGCGTGCCACCGAGGCAACATCGATGTCCGGCCGGTAGCCGTCGCCCTTGGGCTGGGGATTCATGAGGACAACGGGCAGGAACGCCGCGATGCTGAGCACCAGGGCAATGATCATGCCGATCACGGAGGCGTTGGCGCGCTTGGCGGCCGCCGCCGGAATGACGGGCTTAACCGGGGTGTCCGCACTGCTGCCGGCGGGGCCGGAACGGCCCTCGGGCTGTGCCTGGCCGGAGCTGGGACTGGTGGCTTCCTGCATGTCATTCACCCCTCTATAGTCGCCCATCCCGGAGCCGGACTTCCATTCGGCCATGTCCCGGGGCGCGAGGGGGGCTGCGGTGCACATTGCGCGGTTGCGTCATGGGCCGCCCTCGGCGCGGTGCCGCGACTATGATCGATAGCAGAGGAATCACCGTCCTGCTGCACCGGCGGGCGGGTTCAATGATCGCCACTCGAAGAAGAGGTTCACGTGTCACCAGCGTCCATGACCCAGAAGTACTCCACGATTTCATCGTCCCTTGCGGTGGGCCACGACGAGCCGGACCGCAACCTCGCCCTTGAGCTTGTCCGCGTCACCGAGGCCGCGGCCATTGCCGGCGGCCACTGGGTGGGTTTCGGCGACAAGAACACCGCCGACGGCGCAGCCGTCGACGCCATGCGTTCCTTCCTTCAGACCGTCCACTTCAACGGTGTTGTGGTGATCGGCGAGGGCGAAAAAGACGAAGCCCCCATGCTGTTCAACGGTGAACGCGTCGGCGACGGCACCGGCCCCGAATGCGACGTGGCCGTTGATCCCATCGACGGAACGCGGCTGACTGCACTGGGCATCAACAACGCCCTGGCCGTCCTTGCCGTTGCCGAGCGTGGCTCCATGTTCGATCCCTCTGCCGTGTTCTACATGGAAAAGCTCGTCACCGGTCCCGAGGCCGCGGACATGGTGGACCTGCGCCTGCCGGTCAAGCAGAACCTGCACCTGATCGCCAAGGCCAAGGGCGTGAAGGTTAACCAGCTCAACGTGATGATCCTTGACCGCGACCGCCACAAGCCGCTGGTGGAGGAAATCCGCGAGGCCGGTGCACGCACCAAGTTCATCATGGACGGCGACGTCGCCGGCGCCATTGCCGCGGCCCGCTCCGGCACCGGCGTGGATGCGCTGATGGGCATCGGCGGCACCCCGGAAGGCATCGTGGCTGCCTGCGCCATCAAGTCCCTGGGCGGCGTCATCCAGGGCCGGCTGTGGCCCACCAGCGACGAGGAAAAGCAGAAGGCAATCGACGCCGGCCACGACCTCGACCGCGTGCTTTCCACCAACGACCTGGTCTCCAGCGACAACTGCTACTTCGCCGCCACCGGCATTACCGACGGTGACCTTCTGAAGGGCGTCCGCTACTCCAAGGACAAGGTCCTCACCCAGTCCATCGTCATGCGTTCCAAGTCCGGCACCATCCGTTTCGTCGATGGCGAGCACCGCGCCGACAAGTGGGAAGGCTACGCCCGCAAGAGCTGATCCGCAGCCACTGCAGGATGTCAGGGCCCCGGGGCACCGCGTGCGCACCGGGGCTTTGCCGTTAATGCCTTGGTATAGGGTTTAAGCCATGATTCCTGCTGTTGTGCCCTGTACTGACCGCGCCCTTTGGGACGAATACGTCGACCGGTTCCAGGGGCATCCGCAACAGCTGTGGGGCTGGGGCGAGACCAAGGCAACGCACGGCTGGTCCGTGGACAGGGTCCTGGTCAAGGCCGGCGAGGAAATCATTGGCTGCGCCCAGTTGCTGGTCCGCAGGCTTCCCGTCCCCTTCCGGGCGCTGGTCTACATTCCGCGCGGCCCCATGTGCTCCGTGGAGAACGCCCAGGTGGTCCTGAACCGGCTGGCCGAGCACGCTGCCCTCCGCCACCGCGGCGTGGCCCTCAGCATCGAACCCGACTGGGACCGCGACTCAGGTTTTGCCGGCGCCGTCGCGGCTGCCGGCTTCCGCGAGTCCGCCAACACCGTGCTCATCCCGCGCACGCTCATCCTGGACCTCAC
Protein-coding regions in this window:
- a CDS encoding carbonic anhydrase, producing MTTNLTPALAWRRLREGNERFVQGQSSHPNQNASHRSSLVETQNPFAVIFGCSDSRLAAEIIFDVGLGDVFVVRTAGQVIDDAVLGSLEYSVGVLGVPLIVVLGHDSCGAVTATKDAVETGDMPAGFIRDLVERITPSVLTSLRNDQPEVNDMVVEHVKQTSQRLADSSRVISDAIEGGRTAVIGLSYRLAEGRADLVSGIGEL
- a CDS encoding DUF4245 domain-containing protein gives rise to the protein MCTAAPLAPRDMAEWKSGSGMGDYRGVNDMQEATSPSSGQAQPEGRSGPAGSSADTPVKPVIPAAAAKRANASVIGMIIALVLSIAAFLPVVLMNPQPKGDGYRPDIDVASVARNAADVAGFTPIAPDTGNAFRPNYARWEAGTGSGVPTWEVGYVTPKTSFISLVQTRSANPTWLLQQTKNAPVTGSRNAGGKEWELRDTGKGEKSMVLNYRGSTIVLSGAAQLDEFATLAAAVVNSLEGSPAVTVSPSGAPTP
- the glpX gene encoding class II fructose-bisphosphatase, with the translated sequence MTQKYSTISSSLAVGHDEPDRNLALELVRVTEAAAIAGGHWVGFGDKNTADGAAVDAMRSFLQTVHFNGVVVIGEGEKDEAPMLFNGERVGDGTGPECDVAVDPIDGTRLTALGINNALAVLAVAERGSMFDPSAVFYMEKLVTGPEAADMVDLRLPVKQNLHLIAKAKGVKVNQLNVMILDRDRHKPLVEEIREAGARTKFIMDGDVAGAIAAARSGTGVDALMGIGGTPEGIVAACAIKSLGGVIQGRLWPTSDEEKQKAIDAGHDLDRVLSTNDLVSSDNCYFAATGITDGDLLKGVRYSKDKVLTQSIVMRSKSGTIRFVDGEHRADKWEGYARKS